The following proteins are co-located in the Shouchella hunanensis genome:
- a CDS encoding MurR/RpiR family transcriptional regulator — MDKALFNIAPETFERLSSTERYLLTYIHDHLDEIATMSIVTLSERATVSTATIVRLMKKMGYRGYTPFKYRLEQDKKMVDTEGNLSGIDHSIKKALQKNEEEVRRTIQLQSIGQIEDVVQKMFNAEKIYIFARGFSQMIAQEMMVKLQVLGKTCEMHDDPNIIRIKSRKMNHQTDLVIFVSLNGETEELVEACQNLRILQVTTITLTTKVNSSLNKLSDMTLLGYKSEGSPIPEYEVRSRLSLNVIARVLLDAYVIRREDAAHK, encoded by the coding sequence ATGGATAAAGCACTATTTAACATCGCTCCTGAAACGTTTGAGCGCTTGAGCTCAACGGAACGTTATTTGTTAACGTACATACACGATCATCTAGATGAGATTGCAACCATGTCGATTGTTACATTAAGTGAGCGTGCAACAGTTTCAACAGCAACCATTGTCCGTTTAATGAAAAAGATGGGCTACCGGGGATATACTCCTTTCAAATATAGATTGGAACAAGATAAGAAAATGGTTGATACAGAGGGGAACTTGAGTGGTATTGATCATTCCATAAAAAAAGCGTTACAGAAAAATGAAGAAGAAGTCCGTCGAACGATACAATTGCAAAGCATTGGACAAATTGAAGACGTTGTCCAGAAAATGTTTAATGCAGAAAAAATTTATATCTTCGCCAGAGGATTTTCTCAAATGATTGCACAGGAAATGATGGTAAAGCTACAAGTATTAGGAAAGACATGTGAAATGCATGATGATCCTAACATCATACGAATTAAATCTCGGAAGATGAATCATCAAACCGATTTAGTCATTTTCGTTTCCTTAAATGGAGAAACGGAAGAACTTGTTGAGGCTTGTCAAAACTTAAGGATCTTACAAGTCACAACCATTACGTTAACAACAAAAGTGAATTCTTCGTTAAACAAGTTGTCCGATATGACCTTACTTGGCTATAAGAGTGAGGGTTCCCCAATACCTGAATATGAAGTCCGTTCCAGGCTGTCTCTTAACGTCATTGCTAGAGTATTACTAGATGCTTATGTGATACGTAGGGAAGATGCCGCCCATAAATAA
- a CDS encoding family 16 glycosylhydrolase: MKRKWFLFFMVALLFIPTTTSNNTEASTLFNTLYLVEQDGERSLSSVQGTGLKADTIRASGEGNVYLIEQISGSYDGSGTAVADLFLNGTAVGIGIDARVSYDFDGDGQWDRVEETDLIATDGVLEEGSYEQFTRELVHVEGDAYKAFENGKIQVEVSMRFGNGDAEIKVNAPELASNLQLPYTLEQKSDESPSTGENLVRNGDFSEGTAHWDTWDGEGGQSTFSVENGAGNMHIHQIAGMHPDWNIPISWSNQLFQEGISLAGGSVYELRFDVSSTMERPIEIELNGLSNNPKHAFDVTTDTDTKRIEFSLFQESDLQLMFLLGNVRNGENHTENRPHTITIDNVSINRIGGIGDNEPDREWELVWNDEFEGTELDRSKWNIDTGNGFYSGGEYFPGWGNNESQSYQEENVEIRDGHLVLRAEEETVTDEHGTYDFTSGKVQTNGLFSQAYGKFEARMKLPEGQGYWPAFWMMPEEDIYGGWALSGEIDIMENRGSETDEVGAAIHYGGQWPNNQYSGGAYRFPEGQSTTDFNVYSVEWEPGELRWYVNGNLYTRLTEWHSDKGEYPAPFDQEFFLILNLAVGGWYGGEPDATTEFPGEVVVDYVRVYEEVGANYPQPGEPDDREWVEIGENLVRDGAFTETTELGTPDQLSDTWNIHNQGWYEGWAGLADFAIEQETLRTTVHQVGWEWWHIQLFQNLEVPEGVYKLAFDMRSDTPRFLNTELVGSQSGIKRHSIGTEMETHEAIIEVDENGDYSLMFGFGRRAGDAQLAVPYGMELDNVRLVEVEEVK; this comes from the coding sequence ATGAAACGAAAGTGGTTCTTATTCTTTATGGTGGCTTTATTGTTCATTCCTACAACAACGAGTAACAATACGGAAGCTTCAACTTTATTTAATACACTCTATTTAGTAGAACAAGACGGGGAGCGCTCATTGTCGAGTGTGCAAGGGACTGGGTTAAAAGCAGATACGATCCGTGCATCTGGGGAGGGGAATGTGTATTTAATCGAACAGATAAGTGGATCGTATGATGGAAGCGGTACAGCTGTTGCAGATTTATTCTTAAATGGGACAGCAGTCGGTATCGGGATCGATGCACGTGTTTCCTATGACTTTGATGGAGATGGGCAGTGGGACCGAGTAGAGGAAACGGATTTAATAGCGACAGATGGGGTTTTAGAAGAAGGCTCTTATGAACAATTTACAAGAGAATTGGTTCATGTGGAGGGAGATGCTTACAAAGCATTTGAAAACGGTAAGATTCAGGTTGAAGTGTCGATGAGATTTGGGAATGGCGATGCAGAGATCAAAGTAAATGCACCAGAACTCGCTTCAAATCTGCAGTTGCCGTATACACTTGAACAAAAAAGCGATGAATCCCCTAGCACAGGCGAGAATCTTGTGCGGAATGGCGATTTTTCCGAGGGAACGGCGCATTGGGATACGTGGGATGGTGAAGGTGGACAGTCAACGTTTTCAGTTGAGAATGGAGCAGGGAACATGCACATTCACCAAATCGCTGGTATGCACCCTGATTGGAACATTCCGATTAGCTGGTCGAATCAATTGTTTCAAGAAGGAATTTCTCTTGCTGGAGGAAGTGTCTATGAATTACGTTTTGATGTGTCATCCACAATGGAACGACCGATTGAAATTGAGCTTAATGGGCTTTCCAACAATCCGAAACATGCCTTTGATGTCACAACCGACACCGATACGAAACGAATTGAATTTTCATTGTTTCAGGAAAGCGACCTACAGCTTATGTTTTTATTGGGGAATGTTCGAAATGGTGAAAACCATACAGAAAACCGTCCTCATACGATTACGATAGACAATGTATCCATAAACAGAATTGGTGGGATTGGCGATAACGAACCAGATCGAGAATGGGAACTCGTCTGGAATGATGAGTTTGAAGGTACGGAATTAGATCGCTCCAAGTGGAACATCGATACAGGTAACGGGTTTTATTCAGGAGGAGAGTATTTCCCGGGATGGGGGAATAACGAATCACAATCCTATCAAGAAGAAAATGTGGAAATAAGAGATGGGCACCTTGTTCTTCGTGCCGAAGAAGAAACCGTTACAGATGAGCACGGTACGTATGACTTCACGTCAGGTAAAGTTCAAACGAATGGCTTATTCAGTCAAGCATACGGAAAGTTTGAAGCAAGAATGAAGTTGCCAGAAGGCCAAGGGTACTGGCCTGCTTTTTGGATGATGCCTGAAGAAGATATTTACGGAGGATGGGCGTTATCAGGGGAAATTGATATTATGGAAAATCGCGGCTCTGAAACCGATGAAGTTGGCGCAGCGATTCATTACGGTGGTCAGTGGCCAAACAATCAATATTCAGGAGGAGCTTATCGTTTTCCAGAGGGTCAATCCACAACGGATTTCAACGTGTATAGCGTAGAGTGGGAGCCAGGAGAGCTTCGCTGGTATGTAAACGGAAATTTGTATACACGATTAACCGAATGGCATTCTGATAAAGGCGAGTATCCAGCACCGTTTGATCAAGAATTCTTTCTTATTTTAAATTTAGCTGTTGGTGGCTGGTACGGTGGTGAACCAGACGCAACTACTGAATTTCCGGGTGAAGTCGTTGTAGATTATGTTCGCGTGTATGAAGAAGTAGGCGCGAACTATCCGCAGCCAGGAGAACCAGACGATCGGGAATGGGTTGAAATAGGAGAAAACCTAGTGCGAGATGGTGCCTTTACAGAAACAACAGAGCTTGGTACGCCTGACCAATTGTCGGATACGTGGAACATCCACAACCAAGGCTGGTATGAAGGCTGGGCGGGGTTAGCCGATTTCGCCATTGAACAAGAAACCTTGCGAACAACGGTTCATCAGGTCGGATGGGAATGGTGGCACATTCAGCTGTTTCAAAATCTAGAAGTGCCAGAAGGTGTGTACAAACTAGCCTTTGATATGCGTTCCGATACCCCACGCTTTCTAAATACCGAATTAGTCGGCAGTCAATCAGGGATAAAGCGACACTCCATTGGAACGGAAATGGAAACCCATGAAGCGATCATTGAAGTAGACGAAAATGGGGATTACAGCCTTATGTTTGGCTTTGGACGACGAGCCGGAGATGCACAACTAGCAGTTCCTTATGGAATGGAATTGGACAATGTCCGCTTAGTAGAAGTAGAAGAAGTGAAGTAA
- a CDS encoding DUF1694 domain-containing protein has protein sequence MNVYEHILQQIYGKPQLLIDEKRLFLNAIYERVVIAITTEQLNSGKVYKAVLEEMEKDNDLRLWINGSEPYNQYAFYVQIAIKLGVPFTVVHSKRASPFGLVLATVSVPSNVNNPFIEDHHFHFDAEDVLEAS, from the coding sequence ATGAATGTTTATGAGCATATTCTTCAACAGATTTATGGAAAGCCCCAACTGCTTATTGACGAAAAGAGACTTTTCTTAAATGCCATTTATGAACGTGTTGTTATCGCGATAACAACAGAACAATTAAACAGTGGAAAGGTCTACAAAGCAGTGCTTGAAGAAATGGAAAAGGACAACGATTTACGTCTCTGGATTAATGGCTCTGAGCCTTACAACCAGTACGCCTTCTATGTTCAGATCGCAATAAAATTAGGTGTACCCTTCACCGTTGTTCATAGTAAGAGAGCCTCACCTTTCGGGTTAGTTCTAGCAACAGTATCTGTGCCGTCTAATGTGAACAATCCGTTTATAGAAGATCATCATTTTCATTTCGATGCAGAGGACGTTTTAGAAGCTAGTTAA
- a CDS encoding DoxX family protein → MLQFLQSSKLAQVALTVLRIALGWMWFSSGIGKVMGGEFNAGGFLQAAAANPVLKGGTEEVAYPLYVAFLENVAIPYADLFSFMVMWGEVFVGIALIIGLFTKTAGFFGGVMNTSFLLAGTVSTNPLMLLMTIPLLVSKHNAGRLGVDRFTPAIEEKVKNKKRPLKTIEKPA, encoded by the coding sequence ATGTTACAGTTCTTGCAATCATCTAAATTAGCTCAAGTAGCACTAACGGTTTTACGTATAGCTTTAGGGTGGATGTGGTTTAGCTCAGGTATCGGAAAAGTGATGGGAGGAGAATTTAACGCAGGTGGATTTTTACAAGCAGCCGCAGCCAATCCGGTTTTAAAAGGAGGTACGGAAGAAGTAGCCTACCCGTTGTACGTAGCTTTTCTTGAAAACGTAGCGATCCCTTATGCAGACTTGTTTAGTTTTATGGTTATGTGGGGTGAGGTGTTCGTAGGAATCGCTTTGATCATTGGTCTTTTCACGAAAACGGCTGGATTTTTCGGAGGGGTCATGAATACATCTTTCTTGCTGGCTGGAACTGTATCAACGAATCCACTTATGCTTCTGATGACCATTCCGTTATTAGTAAGCAAGCATAACGCTGGGCGTTTGGGCGTCGATCGTTTTACACCAGCTATTGAAGAAAAGGTAAAGAATAAAAAACGACCGTTAAAAACGATAGAGAAACCAGCATAG
- the hag gene encoding flagellin Hag has product MIINNNLSAMNAHRQLGVNQGMAAKAQEKLSSGLRINRAGDDAAGLAISEKMRAQVRGLDQASRNAQDGISMIQTAEGALNETHSILQRMRELAVQSANDTATDEDRAEIQKEVDALAEEITRISNDTEFNNKKLLTGDFEGTFHIGANAGQNISLSIGAFDAETLGVGTNAVIDEADADNNVAASGIDVSSQTAADEAITAIQTALDTVSSERSKLGANQNRLEHTINNLDNASENLSAAESRIRDVDMAKEIMEFTKQNILSQASQSMLAQANQQPQQVLQLLG; this is encoded by the coding sequence ATGATTATCAACAACAATTTGAGCGCAATGAACGCTCACCGTCAACTTGGCGTAAACCAAGGAATGGCAGCAAAAGCACAAGAAAAATTATCTTCAGGTCTTCGCATTAACCGTGCAGGCGATGACGCAGCAGGTCTAGCAATCTCTGAAAAAATGCGCGCGCAAGTTCGTGGTTTAGATCAAGCGAGCCGTAACGCTCAAGATGGTATCTCTATGATCCAAACAGCTGAAGGTGCTTTAAACGAAACACACTCAATCCTTCAACGTATGCGTGAGTTAGCAGTACAATCTGCCAATGACACTGCTACTGATGAAGATCGTGCAGAAATTCAAAAAGAAGTAGATGCACTTGCTGAAGAAATTACACGTATCTCTAACGATACAGAGTTCAATAATAAGAAACTTTTGACTGGTGATTTCGAAGGTACATTCCACATCGGTGCTAATGCAGGTCAAAATATCTCTCTTTCTATCGGAGCTTTTGATGCAGAAACTCTTGGTGTAGGTACAAATGCTGTTATTGATGAAGCCGATGCTGACAATAATGTAGCTGCAAGTGGTATTGACGTTTCTTCTCAAACGGCTGCTGATGAAGCGATCACAGCAATTCAAACAGCTCTTGATACTGTATCATCAGAACGTTCTAAACTTGGTGCGAACCAAAACCGTTTAGAGCACACAATTAATAACCTTGATAACGCTTCTGAAAATCTTTCAGCTGCAGAATCTCGTATCCGTGACGTTGATATGGCGAAAGAAATCATGGAATTCACGAAGCAAAACATTCTTTCTCAAGCGTCTCAATCGATGCTTGCTCAAGCAAACCAACAACCACAACAAGTACTTCAGTTACTTGGATAA
- a CDS encoding peptidoglycan-binding domain-containing protein yields the protein MNKKWFAIVPAVALVAAPLPMQHASASENQMVQATDEQNEYENVLNIAPEHQPTLTQGSTGMYGNEVDFVQFTISQAGFETEVDGVFGPNTEEQVKAFQAEHGLIADGIVGVNTWVALFSEYDDAQFPVETAIHYAEDELQNDDLIFSSDGVLREDSEGNHFYSLKAQSQDLIDSGGSGTVGFYNVYKNGDVVEADPQS from the coding sequence ATGAATAAGAAATGGTTCGCTATTGTTCCGGCGGTTGCGCTTGTAGCAGCACCACTTCCCATGCAGCACGCATCCGCCTCTGAAAATCAAATGGTACAGGCAACAGATGAGCAAAATGAATATGAAAATGTATTAAACATCGCTCCAGAACACCAGCCGACGCTTACGCAAGGAAGCACAGGTATGTATGGAAATGAAGTTGACTTTGTTCAATTTACGATCAGCCAAGCTGGATTTGAAACCGAGGTTGATGGGGTATTTGGACCAAACACGGAAGAACAAGTCAAGGCTTTTCAAGCCGAACACGGACTGATTGCTGACGGCATTGTTGGCGTCAATACGTGGGTAGCGCTGTTCTCAGAGTATGATGACGCACAATTCCCAGTAGAAACAGCGATTCACTATGCAGAAGATGAACTTCAAAATGATGACCTCATCTTTAGTAGTGACGGTGTCTTAAGAGAAGATTCAGAAGGGAACCACTTCTACTCCCTTAAAGCACAAAGCCAAGACTTAATTGATAGCGGCGGCTCCGGCACAGTCGGATTTTACAACGTCTATAAAAATGGCGATGTCGTCGAAGCCGATCCACAATCGTAA
- a CDS encoding IucA/IucC family C-terminal-domain containing protein: MDTTQLDEYHTFFINKEQPNEQHRRLSYLVEEAGCRSFLESYMASCGALDLKIAASLFLKHYARIVAASTLYHLASADAVLRLPPDQMYISENGRQLSIPHADELWLAIPNDNRTTMRQTLLSELFADHLTPLLMTIKQVSSAPYNILWENVAVRINSIYRKMLSKDISPIVRQRIIDDFTFLQQADGALFACKKNPIHSFLYLHNPDVEAPKRRTCCFNYKVGKMEYCEACPHLKLV, translated from the coding sequence ATGGACACGACCCAGCTAGATGAGTACCACACGTTTTTTATAAACAAAGAACAACCGAATGAACAACATAGACGATTATCCTATTTAGTTGAAGAAGCAGGCTGTCGTTCTTTTCTAGAGAGTTACATGGCTAGCTGCGGCGCATTGGATCTAAAGATTGCCGCCTCGCTTTTTCTAAAGCATTATGCCAGAATAGTGGCTGCTTCTACCCTTTATCACTTGGCAAGCGCTGATGCGGTCTTGCGCTTACCACCAGATCAGATGTACATAAGTGAAAACGGACGCCAGTTGTCTATCCCTCATGCAGACGAGTTGTGGCTAGCGATCCCAAACGATAATCGAACAACCATGCGACAAACGTTGCTATCTGAATTATTCGCAGATCATCTCACGCCGTTACTCATGACGATAAAACAAGTCTCTTCTGCGCCCTATAACATACTGTGGGAAAACGTTGCTGTCCGTATCAATTCCATTTATCGCAAAATGCTTTCAAAAGACATAAGCCCCATTGTAAGGCAACGTATCATCGACGATTTTACGTTTTTACAACAAGCAGATGGTGCCTTATTTGCATGCAAGAAGAACCCCATTCACTCCTTTCTCTACTTGCATAACCCTGACGTGGAAGCACCAAAAAGGCGCACTTGTTGCTTTAATTATAAAGTCGGTAAGATGGAATACTGTGAAGCGTGTCCACATCTCAAACTTGTGTAG
- a CDS encoding AraC family transcriptional regulator: protein MMGKEMILQLTSITYAQSLQVIRQAQGHHGFLVEITSSERNIRFIPAHFEQNQTMELTSGYYIEFLALKEEDHVFKPTACLFPKATKSEMPYRFEHLLDEMVTHFKEGSDIGYLRANGYFQELVSTLLDKQQEMNESIEARIAQSKLYIETHYHQELTREQLAERTGLQVDYYARKFKEHVKMSPMAYVNHVRLQEAKKLLLESRLSVHAIARQVGFNDEFYFSRKFKRKEGYAPSVYSHTFKQTQRIASLNHLVTGHLIALGVKPYAAIIDESFPALEHLMDTKSIGEKGPDLERLLAMKPDLLVRTGKTNQSQTQKEALLTHIAPTIVLNYQDDWRAHLNTIAKVIGREQEAAAFLTAYREQVENVKEQIRHHVRDERVLIIGIGDGTQCIYGKRNIGSVLYGDLHVRAPEGIDQIAHIEEVSVQRIAAYEPDRIIVTVYRKHNQLPSNKQIRTQLSRLQNNPVWQSIRAVKDHHVHEIFEEKHLYTSYNAYSHKLMLQKFAQFIG, encoded by the coding sequence ATGATGGGGAAGGAAATGATCCTTCAATTAACATCGATTACATACGCTCAAAGCCTTCAAGTGATAAGACAAGCACAGGGTCATCATGGCTTCCTAGTGGAAATAACATCGAGTGAGAGGAACATAAGGTTTATCCCTGCGCATTTTGAACAGAATCAGACAATGGAGCTTACAAGCGGCTACTATATTGAATTCCTTGCATTAAAAGAAGAGGATCATGTGTTCAAACCGACTGCATGTCTTTTTCCAAAGGCGACCAAGTCGGAAATGCCTTATCGTTTTGAGCACCTACTCGATGAAATGGTCACACACTTTAAAGAAGGATCAGATATAGGCTATCTTCGAGCAAATGGCTATTTCCAAGAATTAGTGAGTACACTTTTAGATAAACAGCAAGAGATGAACGAATCCATTGAAGCCCGAATCGCACAAAGCAAGCTTTATATCGAAACCCATTATCATCAAGAGCTGACCCGAGAACAACTCGCTGAGAGAACGGGGCTTCAAGTCGACTACTACGCGAGAAAATTTAAGGAGCATGTGAAAATGAGTCCGATGGCGTATGTGAACCACGTTCGATTGCAAGAAGCTAAGAAGCTGTTGCTTGAGAGTCGGTTAAGCGTGCACGCGATTGCAAGGCAGGTTGGGTTTAATGATGAGTTTTATTTTAGCCGCAAATTCAAACGAAAAGAAGGCTATGCCCCTTCTGTTTATAGCCATACGTTTAAACAGACCCAAAGGATTGCTTCTTTGAATCATTTGGTTACGGGACATTTAATTGCCCTTGGCGTAAAACCATACGCGGCCATTATAGATGAATCGTTTCCTGCGCTAGAGCATTTAATGGACACCAAGTCCATAGGGGAGAAAGGTCCGGATTTAGAACGATTACTGGCGATGAAACCAGATTTACTTGTACGGACAGGGAAGACCAATCAATCTCAAACCCAAAAAGAAGCGCTTTTAACCCATATTGCTCCTACCATCGTCCTGAATTATCAAGACGATTGGCGTGCCCATTTGAACACGATTGCGAAAGTCATCGGACGAGAACAAGAGGCAGCTGCCTTTTTAACAGCCTATAGAGAGCAAGTCGAGAACGTGAAAGAACAGATACGCCACCATGTAAGGGATGAGCGGGTTCTAATTATAGGTATTGGTGACGGTACTCAGTGTATTTATGGAAAGCGAAACATCGGCTCCGTCCTGTACGGAGACTTGCACGTAAGGGCTCCGGAAGGCATTGACCAGATTGCGCACATAGAGGAAGTGAGTGTGCAAAGGATAGCGGCATACGAACCAGACCGTATCATCGTTACCGTGTACCGAAAGCATAACCAGCTGCCAAGTAACAAGCAGATTCGAACGCAATTAAGTCGCCTACAAAACAACCCAGTCTGGCAATCGATTCGCGCAGTAAAAGACCATCACGTCCATGAAATCTTTGAAGAAAAGCATTTGTATACGAGCTACAACGCGTATTCACATAAGTTGATGCTGCAAAAATTTGCCCAATTCATTGGCTAA
- a CDS encoding ABC transporter substrate-binding protein, with product MNDTWKKTSLVCMTLLLSACSTSTEENIEHSDNEVIEHIKGEFVVEDKPERVVVLDVQFLDQMMALDEIPVGTVYAETDNGLPEYLGEAPSDATLLGTYLEPNLEAIISTDPDLIIATDTHEDIYDQLERIAPTIMFDRMEDWQTVLLSFGTLLNQTEKAETVIADYTTKVDELKADLEESVGDEVVSLIRPRDDMIRLHTTSHRTAQILYDDLGLTPPEMATVSSDSSTMISLEVMPDLEADHLFLLQDDTNLDLTASFQASSVWQGLDAVKNDHVYEKNTGLWIGYYGPIAINLVVDQIAEELL from the coding sequence ATGAACGATACATGGAAAAAAACAAGTCTTGTATGCATGACGCTCCTTCTCAGTGCCTGTTCAACGAGCACAGAAGAAAACATAGAGCATTCAGATAACGAAGTCATTGAACATATAAAGGGTGAATTTGTCGTAGAAGACAAGCCAGAGCGAGTGGTTGTATTAGATGTACAATTTTTAGACCAAATGATGGCTTTAGACGAGATCCCTGTCGGAACCGTATACGCTGAAACCGATAACGGTCTGCCAGAGTATCTAGGGGAGGCGCCTAGTGATGCGACTTTGCTAGGTACCTACCTCGAACCGAATTTAGAAGCGATCATTAGCACCGATCCTGATCTCATTATTGCCACAGACACCCATGAAGACATCTATGATCAATTAGAACGAATTGCTCCTACCATCATGTTCGATCGAATGGAAGATTGGCAAACCGTACTCCTTTCCTTTGGAACACTCTTAAATCAAACGGAAAAAGCAGAAACGGTGATAGCCGATTACACAACAAAAGTGGACGAGCTAAAAGCCGATTTGGAAGAATCGGTAGGCGATGAAGTCGTCAGTCTCATTCGACCAAGGGATGATATGATACGCCTTCACACTACATCCCACCGAACAGCACAAATCTTGTATGACGATCTCGGGCTGACGCCACCAGAAATGGCTACGGTAAGTTCTGATTCCAGTACGATGATCTCCCTTGAAGTCATGCCAGATCTAGAAGCTGACCATCTCTTCTTACTGCAAGACGACACAAACCTAGACTTAACAGCGTCTTTCCAAGCATCCTCTGTTTGGCAAGGGCTAGATGCTGTAAAGAACGATCACGTCTACGAGAAAAACACCGGTTTATGGATTGGCTACTACGGTCCAATTGCTATAAACTTGGTCGTTGATCAAATTGCAGAAGAACTGCTGTAA
- a CDS encoding ABC transporter substrate-binding protein produces the protein MDVKRLPVVCLVATSLLLLPGCLPQEGEEGNQLEESDLTIAMIGEFKFQDTTDPITAHKSTGFHAVKEEFERLHPGVTIDFVIMPWNNYVPNTQAMIAGSQADVYQMPGVNDFAAQGLLEPLQPYIEEDAFDLSVYHDNLVEGWMTFGPEDDDLQIYSLPVLGDGRFIQYDKELFEQWGVEPLSDYPTVEEVMEKAKQMTGENPVTGEQNYGIYFAGTHDTALTATNFMEGFGGEWGTGQRWEEIELNFDSEEMEQALHAMMELSHYMPRSFVNGQGNDRWLTPSNNIAISVNQGNGNMKPIYAQELEDRFPVVQTFKNAEGVGSMFSGSPFAIGETSQNKDLAWEFIKFSSSEYFQRFLWEEWGSTPVIKEAVEWESIQEMELMTPVLEAMTNAVTPRYPWASSQPRYILQAKIEGALTGTLSVEQALKEAQAESTEWIHSR, from the coding sequence ATGGATGTAAAGCGATTGCCAGTTGTTTGTCTCGTCGCCACTTCTCTATTACTCTTACCAGGCTGCTTGCCTCAAGAAGGAGAGGAAGGCAATCAGCTAGAGGAAAGTGATTTAACCATTGCGATGATTGGAGAATTTAAGTTTCAAGACACAACCGATCCGATCACGGCCCACAAATCAACTGGTTTTCATGCAGTGAAAGAAGAGTTTGAACGACTGCATCCCGGTGTTACCATCGATTTTGTCATCATGCCATGGAATAATTATGTACCAAATACTCAAGCGATGATAGCCGGAAGTCAAGCAGACGTCTATCAAATGCCGGGTGTGAATGACTTTGCAGCTCAAGGCTTACTGGAACCGCTGCAACCATACATTGAGGAAGATGCGTTTGATTTAAGTGTCTACCACGATAATTTAGTAGAAGGCTGGATGACATTTGGGCCAGAAGACGATGATTTGCAAATCTACTCCCTACCTGTGCTTGGAGATGGCCGATTTATTCAATATGATAAGGAGCTATTTGAACAATGGGGCGTGGAACCACTATCGGATTACCCGACTGTTGAAGAAGTAATGGAAAAAGCAAAGCAAATGACAGGAGAGAACCCGGTCACAGGTGAACAAAACTATGGCATTTACTTTGCAGGCACTCATGACACCGCCTTAACAGCAACTAATTTTATGGAGGGATTTGGTGGTGAATGGGGCACTGGTCAACGGTGGGAAGAAATCGAGTTGAACTTTGATTCAGAAGAAATGGAGCAAGCGCTGCATGCTATGATGGAACTGTCTCACTATATGCCAAGAAGCTTTGTAAATGGTCAAGGCAATGACCGCTGGCTAACACCAAGTAATAATATTGCCATCTCTGTGAACCAAGGAAATGGAAACATGAAGCCCATTTACGCACAGGAATTAGAAGACCGCTTTCCTGTTGTGCAAACATTTAAAAACGCAGAAGGAGTCGGAAGTATGTTCTCTGGCAGCCCCTTTGCGATCGGGGAAACCAGTCAAAATAAAGACCTAGCTTGGGAATTTATTAAGTTCAGCTCAAGCGAATATTTTCAGCGCTTTCTCTGGGAAGAATGGGGTAGCACCCCTGTGATTAAAGAAGCGGTAGAATGGGAAAGCATTCAAGAAATGGAGCTCATGACCCCTGTACTAGAAGCCATGACAAACGCTGTCACACCGAGGTATCCGTGGGCATCCTCACAACCACGATACATTCTTCAAGCGAAGATAGAAGGCGCTCTGACAGGAACCCTGTCCGTCGAGCAAGCGCTAAAAGAAGCACAGGCTGAAAGTACAGAATGGATTCATTCTCGTTAG